In a single window of the Perca flavescens isolate YP-PL-M2 chromosome 18, PFLA_1.0, whole genome shotgun sequence genome:
- the ppp1r13bb gene encoding protein phosphatase 1, regulatory subunit 13Bb isoform X4 has product MMPMILTVYLSDGEQAVTEVPITPETTCRDVVEFCKEPGESGCHLAEVWRGNERAIPFEHMMYEHLQKWGPRKQEVKFFLRHEDSPTESSDQGSQQSQDQTSRRSGNTGEKHNENGVGNQRVELTLSELQEMATRQQQQIEAQQQMLVAKEQRLRYLKQQERRQQQTVSESEKLQRLKDRVESQESKLKKIRAMRGQVDYSKVINGNLSAEIEQVSSLFQEKQAELQSAVLRVEQLSLQLEDLRRGKLNGIQTTLGGQVTGTAALELRKLYQELQIRNKLNQEQNSKLKQQKDLLNKRNMEVTLMDKRISELRERLYKKKAEARQKENLPLNRANGPPSPQPAPGTLGRVAAVGPYIQVPVPGRQEGGYTIPPDPLKPQALGVNNTANQGRTKSGKTTTSLKPPERRDSGTDTQGKSPPSGSPVTPSAEKVLDPKTAVSSPAISKPQPPPYGSHLTSANSASSLDRRKDVPPPPRPLPNPPAPAWPRVPASTGSSSQQIQQRISVPPSPTFQPNAPLFPPGMSERLDPPPAVAVRPFIPDRGSRPQSPRKGPPTMNSSSIYHMYLQQAAPKSQTLKPALKAVYGKPVLPPSSTPPSPLPFAPAGGAFPLLQGHLGGEDTLDGEFDDHEYFQHPEPLAPPPSVENIPRPLSPTKLTPMVHSPLRYQSDADLEVLRKKLANAPRPLKKRSSITEPEGPSGPNIQKLLYQRFNTLAGGIEGNGVSGSGSGNGAGNGMPFYQPANPPAYLGGDSVADTDNGNLPSETPLPPPPEGQDLGSEAPPPSTDANDNEPLPSPPELDPAEAEEAEEDDNNNNVGSPEVSLPSPVPEVTTPEESGKVASQPLDKRTNLKKPNSERTGHGFRVKFNPLALLLDASLEGEFDLVQRIIYEVCHDCVENPSTANDEGITPLHNAVCAGHHHIVKFLLDFGVNVNAADSDGWTPLHCAASCNSVHLCKLLVESGAAIFASTISDVETAADKCEEMEEGYIQCSQFLYGVQEKLGVMNKGTVYALWDYKTQNQDELAFSEGDAITILRRQDDSETEWWWARLEDNEGYVPRNLLGLYPRIKPRQRSLA; this is encoded by the exons ATGATGCCG ATGATATTAACGGTGTACCTCAGCGATGGGGAACAGGCTGTGACTGAGGTGCCCATCACCCCTGAGACAACGTGCCGCGATGTTGTCGAGTTCTGCAAGGAGCCCGGCGAGAGCGGCTGCCACCTGGCTGAGGTCTGGAGAGGCAACG AGCGAGCGATTCCCTTCGAGCACATGATGTATGAACATCTGCAGAAATGGGGGCCTCGGAAACAAGAAGTCAAGTTCTTCCTCCGGCATGAAGATTCGCCAACGGAGAGCAGTGATCAAG GGAGTCAGCAGTCTCAGGATCAGACGAGTCGCAGAAGTGGAAACACTGGAGAGAAGCACAATGAGAACGGG gtggGGAATCAGCGCGTGGAGCTCACACTGTCAGAGCTGCAGGAGATGGCCacgcggcagcagcagcaaatcGAGGCTCAGCAGCAGATGCTCGTCGCAAAG GAGCAACGTTTGCGTTACCTGAAGCAGCAGGAGCGGCGTCAGCAGCAAACCGTTTCAGAGAGCGAGAAGCTGCAGAGGCTGAAAGACCGTGTAGAGAGCCAGGAGTCAAAGCTCAAGAAGATCCGGGCAATGAGAGGCCAGGTGGACTACAGCAAGGTCATCAATGGCAACCTGT CGGCAGAGATTGAGCAAGTCAGCAGCCTGTTCCAAGAGAAGCAAGCCGAGTTACAGTCTGCAGTGCTGAGGGTGGAGCAGCTCAGCCTGCAGCTGGAGGACCTGCGCAGGGGAAAGCTCAACGGCATACAGACCACCTTGGGGGGGCAAGTAACCGGCACTGCAGCCCTAGAGCTCCGGAAACTCTACCAGGAGCTTCAG ATCCGGAACAAGTTGAACCAGGAGCAAAACAGCAAGCTGAAGCAACAAAAGGACCTTCTCAACAAACGCAACATGGAAGTGACGCTCATGGACAAGCGCATCAGCGAGCTGCGGGAACGCCTCTACAAGAAAAAAGCTGAGGCACGTCAAAAAGAAAACCTTCCC CTGAACAGAGCCAACGGGCCTCCCTCTCCCCAGCCTGCTCCTGGTACTCTGGGCCGTGTTGCTGCTGTCGGGCCGTACATCCAGGTCCCTGTACCAGGCCGGCAGGAAGGAGGCTACACCATACCACCAGATCCACTGAAGCCTCAGGCTCTGGGCGTTAATAACACCGCCAACCAAGGCCGCACCAAGTCAG GCAAGACCACCACATCTCTAAAGCCTCCTGAGAGACGAGACTCAGGGACTGATACCCAGGGCAAGAGCCCTCCCTCAGGCTCCCCCGTCACTCCAAGTGCAGAAAAG GTGCTAGACCCCAAAACGGCCGTGTCCTCCCCTGCCATATCCAAGCCACAGCCGCCTCCCTATGGCTCCCACCTCACCTCTGCAAACTCAGCCAGCTCCTTGGATCGGCGCAAGGAtgtacctcctcctcctcgcccGCTCCCGAACCCGCCAGCACCTGCTTGGCCCCGCGTCCCCGCCTCCACAGGCTCATCCTCGCAGCAGATCCAGCAGCGAATCTCGGTGCCGCCAAGTCCCACCTTTCAGCCTAATGCACCGCTTTTCCCTCCTGGGATGAGTGAGCGACTGGATCCCCCGCCAGCTGTGGCAGTACGCCCCTTCATCCCAGACCGAGGATCACGGCCTCAGTCGCCCCGAAAGGGCCCCCCTACCATGAACTCCAGCTCCATCTATCACATGTACCTCCAGCAGGCAGCGCCAAAGAGCCAGACACTCAAGCCTGCTCTCAAAGCAG TATATGGGAAGCCTGTTCTCCCACCTAGCTCGACCCCCCCCTCGCCTCTGCCTTTTGCCCCGGCAGGAGGGGCCTTCCCATTGCTCCAAGGCCACCTCGGTGGTGAGGACACTTTGGATGGAGAATTTGATGATCACGAGTACTTCCAACACCCGGAGCCATTGGCGCCTCCTCCCAGTGTGGAGAACATCCCACGGCCACTCAGCCCTACTAAGCTAACGCCCATGGTACACTCCCCGCTGCGCTATCAAAGTGACGCCGATCTTGAGGTGCTCCGCAAAAAACTGGCCAACGCTCCGAGACCGCTCAAGAAGCGCAGCTCCATCACAGAACCGGAGGGCCCCAGCGGACCCAACATCCAGAAACTGCTCTACCAGAGGTTCAACACTCTAGCAGGAGGCATAGAGGGAAATGGAGTCAGTGGATCAGGAAGTGGCAACGGTGCAGGTAATGGAATGCCATTTTATCAGCCAGCTAATCCTCCCGCGTATCTGGGAGGCGACTCTGTGGCTGACACCGACAATGGCAACCTCCCCTCTGAGACGCCGCTACCACCACCACCGGAGGGACAGGACCTGGGCTCTGAGGCTCCGCCTCCATCTACTGACGCTAATGACAATGAGCCGCTGCCCTCGCCACCAGAGCTGGATCCTGCTGAAGCGGAGGAAGCAGAGGAGGACGACAACAATAACAACGTGGGAAGCCCTGAGGTGTCGTTGCCCAGCCCCGTGCCAGAGGTGACCACTCCAGAAGAGAGCGGCAAAGTGGCCTCACAGCCCCTG GACAAGCGCACAAACCTGAAGAAGCCAAACTCTGAGCGCACTGGCCACGGCTTCAGGGTGAAGTTCAACCCTCTGGCCCTGCTGCTGGATGCCTCATTGGAGGGAGAGTTTGACCTCGTCCAGAGGATCATCTATGAGGTATGTCACGACTGT gtGGAGAATCCTAGCACTGCCAATGACGAGGGCATCACACCCCTGCACAATGCAGTGTGCGCGGGACATCACCACATTGTCAAGTTCCTGCTGGATTTTGGTGTGAACGTCAATGCTGCAGACAGTGATGGCTG GACTCCGCTTCACTGCGCCGCGTCCTGCAACAGTGTTCATCTCTGCAAGTTGTTGGTCGAGTCAGGGGCCGCCATCTTTGCCAGCACCATTAGTGATGTGGAGACTGCTGCAGATAAATGCGAGGAAATGGAAGAGGGCTACATCCAGTGCTCCCAGTTTCTATATG GTGTTCAGGAGAAGTTGGGTGTAATGAACAAGGGGACCGTGTATGCTCTGTGGGATTATAAAACTCAGAACCAAGACGAGCTGGCGTTCAGCGAGGGGGACGCCATCACTATTCTGCGACGACAGGACGACAGTGAAACAGAGTGGTGGTGGGCGCGACTCGAGGACAACGAGGGCTACGTGCCCCGCAACCTGCTGGGG ctctatccTAGGATCAAGCCTCGTCAGCGCTCCCTGGCATAG
- the ppp1r13bb gene encoding protein phosphatase 1, regulatory subunit 13Bb isoform X3: MMPMILTVYLSDGEQAVTEVPITPETTCRDVVEFCKEPGESGCHLAEVWRGNERAIPFEHMMYEHLQKWGPRKQEVKFFLRHEDSPTESSDQGSQQSQDQTSRRSGNTGEKHNENGVGNQRVELTLSELQEMATRQQQQIEAQQQMLVAKEQRLRYLKQQERRQQQTVSESEKLQRLKDRVESQESKLKKIRAMRGQVDYSKVINGNLSAEIEQVSSLFQEKQAELQSAVLRVEQLSLQLEDLRRGKLNGIQTTLGGQVTGTAALELRKLYQELQIRNKLNQEQNSKLKQQKDLLNKRNMEVTLMDKRISELRERLYKKKAELNRANGPPSPQPAPGTLGRVAAVGPYIQVPVPGRQEGGYTIPPDPLKPQALGVNNTANQGRTKSANDTGWPTLGKTTTSLKPPERRDSGTDTQGKSPPSGSPVTPSAEKVLDPKTAVSSPAISKPQPPPYGSHLTSANSASSLDRRKDVPPPPRPLPNPPAPAWPRVPASTGSSSQQIQQRISVPPSPTFQPNAPLFPPGMSERLDPPPAVAVRPFIPDRGSRPQSPRKGPPTMNSSSIYHMYLQQAAPKSQTLKPALKAVYGKPVLPPSSTPPSPLPFAPAGGAFPLLQGHLGGEDTLDGEFDDHEYFQHPEPLAPPPSVENIPRPLSPTKLTPMVHSPLRYQSDADLEVLRKKLANAPRPLKKRSSITEPEGPSGPNIQKLLYQRFNTLAGGIEGNGVSGSGSGNGAGNGMPFYQPANPPAYLGGDSVADTDNGNLPSETPLPPPPEGQDLGSEAPPPSTDANDNEPLPSPPELDPAEAEEAEEDDNNNNVGSPEVSLPSPVPEVTTPEESGKVASQPLDKRTNLKKPNSERTGHGFRVKFNPLALLLDASLEGEFDLVQRIIYEVCHDCVENPSTANDEGITPLHNAVCAGHHHIVKFLLDFGVNVNAADSDGWTPLHCAASCNSVHLCKLLVESGAAIFASTISDVETAADKCEEMEEGYIQCSQFLYGVQEKLGVMNKGTVYALWDYKTQNQDELAFSEGDAITILRRQDDSETEWWWARLEDNEGYVPRNLLGLYPRIKPRQRSLA; encoded by the exons ATGATGCCG ATGATATTAACGGTGTACCTCAGCGATGGGGAACAGGCTGTGACTGAGGTGCCCATCACCCCTGAGACAACGTGCCGCGATGTTGTCGAGTTCTGCAAGGAGCCCGGCGAGAGCGGCTGCCACCTGGCTGAGGTCTGGAGAGGCAACG AGCGAGCGATTCCCTTCGAGCACATGATGTATGAACATCTGCAGAAATGGGGGCCTCGGAAACAAGAAGTCAAGTTCTTCCTCCGGCATGAAGATTCGCCAACGGAGAGCAGTGATCAAG GGAGTCAGCAGTCTCAGGATCAGACGAGTCGCAGAAGTGGAAACACTGGAGAGAAGCACAATGAGAACGGG gtggGGAATCAGCGCGTGGAGCTCACACTGTCAGAGCTGCAGGAGATGGCCacgcggcagcagcagcaaatcGAGGCTCAGCAGCAGATGCTCGTCGCAAAG GAGCAACGTTTGCGTTACCTGAAGCAGCAGGAGCGGCGTCAGCAGCAAACCGTTTCAGAGAGCGAGAAGCTGCAGAGGCTGAAAGACCGTGTAGAGAGCCAGGAGTCAAAGCTCAAGAAGATCCGGGCAATGAGAGGCCAGGTGGACTACAGCAAGGTCATCAATGGCAACCTGT CGGCAGAGATTGAGCAAGTCAGCAGCCTGTTCCAAGAGAAGCAAGCCGAGTTACAGTCTGCAGTGCTGAGGGTGGAGCAGCTCAGCCTGCAGCTGGAGGACCTGCGCAGGGGAAAGCTCAACGGCATACAGACCACCTTGGGGGGGCAAGTAACCGGCACTGCAGCCCTAGAGCTCCGGAAACTCTACCAGGAGCTTCAG ATCCGGAACAAGTTGAACCAGGAGCAAAACAGCAAGCTGAAGCAACAAAAGGACCTTCTCAACAAACGCAACATGGAAGTGACGCTCATGGACAAGCGCATCAGCGAGCTGCGGGAACGCCTCTACAAGAAAAAAGCTGAG CTGAACAGAGCCAACGGGCCTCCCTCTCCCCAGCCTGCTCCTGGTACTCTGGGCCGTGTTGCTGCTGTCGGGCCGTACATCCAGGTCCCTGTACCAGGCCGGCAGGAAGGAGGCTACACCATACCACCAGATCCACTGAAGCCTCAGGCTCTGGGCGTTAATAACACCGCCAACCAAGGCCGCACCAAGTCAG CTAATGATACTGGTTGGCCTACTTTAGGCAAGACCACCACATCTCTAAAGCCTCCTGAGAGACGAGACTCAGGGACTGATACCCAGGGCAAGAGCCCTCCCTCAGGCTCCCCCGTCACTCCAAGTGCAGAAAAG GTGCTAGACCCCAAAACGGCCGTGTCCTCCCCTGCCATATCCAAGCCACAGCCGCCTCCCTATGGCTCCCACCTCACCTCTGCAAACTCAGCCAGCTCCTTGGATCGGCGCAAGGAtgtacctcctcctcctcgcccGCTCCCGAACCCGCCAGCACCTGCTTGGCCCCGCGTCCCCGCCTCCACAGGCTCATCCTCGCAGCAGATCCAGCAGCGAATCTCGGTGCCGCCAAGTCCCACCTTTCAGCCTAATGCACCGCTTTTCCCTCCTGGGATGAGTGAGCGACTGGATCCCCCGCCAGCTGTGGCAGTACGCCCCTTCATCCCAGACCGAGGATCACGGCCTCAGTCGCCCCGAAAGGGCCCCCCTACCATGAACTCCAGCTCCATCTATCACATGTACCTCCAGCAGGCAGCGCCAAAGAGCCAGACACTCAAGCCTGCTCTCAAAGCAG TATATGGGAAGCCTGTTCTCCCACCTAGCTCGACCCCCCCCTCGCCTCTGCCTTTTGCCCCGGCAGGAGGGGCCTTCCCATTGCTCCAAGGCCACCTCGGTGGTGAGGACACTTTGGATGGAGAATTTGATGATCACGAGTACTTCCAACACCCGGAGCCATTGGCGCCTCCTCCCAGTGTGGAGAACATCCCACGGCCACTCAGCCCTACTAAGCTAACGCCCATGGTACACTCCCCGCTGCGCTATCAAAGTGACGCCGATCTTGAGGTGCTCCGCAAAAAACTGGCCAACGCTCCGAGACCGCTCAAGAAGCGCAGCTCCATCACAGAACCGGAGGGCCCCAGCGGACCCAACATCCAGAAACTGCTCTACCAGAGGTTCAACACTCTAGCAGGAGGCATAGAGGGAAATGGAGTCAGTGGATCAGGAAGTGGCAACGGTGCAGGTAATGGAATGCCATTTTATCAGCCAGCTAATCCTCCCGCGTATCTGGGAGGCGACTCTGTGGCTGACACCGACAATGGCAACCTCCCCTCTGAGACGCCGCTACCACCACCACCGGAGGGACAGGACCTGGGCTCTGAGGCTCCGCCTCCATCTACTGACGCTAATGACAATGAGCCGCTGCCCTCGCCACCAGAGCTGGATCCTGCTGAAGCGGAGGAAGCAGAGGAGGACGACAACAATAACAACGTGGGAAGCCCTGAGGTGTCGTTGCCCAGCCCCGTGCCAGAGGTGACCACTCCAGAAGAGAGCGGCAAAGTGGCCTCACAGCCCCTG GACAAGCGCACAAACCTGAAGAAGCCAAACTCTGAGCGCACTGGCCACGGCTTCAGGGTGAAGTTCAACCCTCTGGCCCTGCTGCTGGATGCCTCATTGGAGGGAGAGTTTGACCTCGTCCAGAGGATCATCTATGAGGTATGTCACGACTGT gtGGAGAATCCTAGCACTGCCAATGACGAGGGCATCACACCCCTGCACAATGCAGTGTGCGCGGGACATCACCACATTGTCAAGTTCCTGCTGGATTTTGGTGTGAACGTCAATGCTGCAGACAGTGATGGCTG GACTCCGCTTCACTGCGCCGCGTCCTGCAACAGTGTTCATCTCTGCAAGTTGTTGGTCGAGTCAGGGGCCGCCATCTTTGCCAGCACCATTAGTGATGTGGAGACTGCTGCAGATAAATGCGAGGAAATGGAAGAGGGCTACATCCAGTGCTCCCAGTTTCTATATG GTGTTCAGGAGAAGTTGGGTGTAATGAACAAGGGGACCGTGTATGCTCTGTGGGATTATAAAACTCAGAACCAAGACGAGCTGGCGTTCAGCGAGGGGGACGCCATCACTATTCTGCGACGACAGGACGACAGTGAAACAGAGTGGTGGTGGGCGCGACTCGAGGACAACGAGGGCTACGTGCCCCGCAACCTGCTGGGG ctctatccTAGGATCAAGCCTCGTCAGCGCTCCCTGGCATAG
- the ppp1r13bb gene encoding protein phosphatase 1, regulatory subunit 13Bb isoform X2: MMPMILTVYLSDGEQAVTEVPITPETTCRDVVEFCKEPGESGCHLAEVWRGNERAIPFEHMMYEHLQKWGPRKQEVKFFLRHEDSPTESSDQGSQQSQDQTSRRSGNTGEKHNENGVGNQRVELTLSELQEMATRQQQQIEAQQQMLVAKEQRLRYLKQQERRQQQTVSESEKLQRLKDRVESQESKLKKIRAMRGQVDYSKVINGNLSAEIEQVSSLFQEKQAELQSAVLRVEQLSLQLEDLRRGKLNGIQTTLGGQVTGTAALELRKLYQELQIRNKLNQEQNSKLKQQKDLLNKRNMEVTLMDKRISELRERLYKKKAEARQKENLPLNRANGPPSPQPAPGTLGRVAAVGPYIQVPVPGRQEGGYTIPPDPLKPQALGVNNTANQGRTKSANDTGWPTLGKTTTSLKPPERRDSGTDTQGKSPPSGSPVTPSAEKVLDPKTAVSSPAISKPQPPPYGSHLTSANSASSLDRRKDVPPPPRPLPNPPAPAWPRVPASTGSSSQQIQQRISVPPSPTFQPNAPLFPPGMSERLDPPPAVAVRPFIPDRGSRPQSPRKGPPTMNSSSIYHMYLQQAAPKSQTLKPALKAVYGKPVLPPSSTPPSPLPFAPAGGAFPLLQGHLGGEDTLDGEFDDHEYFQHPEPLAPPPSVENIPRPLSPTKLTPMVHSPLRYQSDADLEVLRKKLANAPRPLKKRSSITEPEGPSGPNIQKLLYQRFNTLAGGIEGNGVSGSGSGNGAGNGMPFYQPANPPAYLGGDSVADTDNGNLPSETPLPPPPEGQDLGSEAPPPSTDANDNEPLPSPPELDPAEAEEAEEDDNNNNVGSPEVSLPSPVPEVTTPEESGKVASQPLDKRTNLKKPNSERTGHGFRVKFNPLALLLDASLEGEFDLVQRIIYEVENPSTANDEGITPLHNAVCAGHHHIVKFLLDFGVNVNAADSDGWTPLHCAASCNSVHLCKLLVESGAAIFASTISDVETAADKCEEMEEGYIQCSQFLYGVQEKLGVMNKGTVYALWDYKTQNQDELAFSEGDAITILRRQDDSETEWWWARLEDNEGYVPRNLLGLYPRIKPRQRSLA; encoded by the exons ATGATGCCG ATGATATTAACGGTGTACCTCAGCGATGGGGAACAGGCTGTGACTGAGGTGCCCATCACCCCTGAGACAACGTGCCGCGATGTTGTCGAGTTCTGCAAGGAGCCCGGCGAGAGCGGCTGCCACCTGGCTGAGGTCTGGAGAGGCAACG AGCGAGCGATTCCCTTCGAGCACATGATGTATGAACATCTGCAGAAATGGGGGCCTCGGAAACAAGAAGTCAAGTTCTTCCTCCGGCATGAAGATTCGCCAACGGAGAGCAGTGATCAAG GGAGTCAGCAGTCTCAGGATCAGACGAGTCGCAGAAGTGGAAACACTGGAGAGAAGCACAATGAGAACGGG gtggGGAATCAGCGCGTGGAGCTCACACTGTCAGAGCTGCAGGAGATGGCCacgcggcagcagcagcaaatcGAGGCTCAGCAGCAGATGCTCGTCGCAAAG GAGCAACGTTTGCGTTACCTGAAGCAGCAGGAGCGGCGTCAGCAGCAAACCGTTTCAGAGAGCGAGAAGCTGCAGAGGCTGAAAGACCGTGTAGAGAGCCAGGAGTCAAAGCTCAAGAAGATCCGGGCAATGAGAGGCCAGGTGGACTACAGCAAGGTCATCAATGGCAACCTGT CGGCAGAGATTGAGCAAGTCAGCAGCCTGTTCCAAGAGAAGCAAGCCGAGTTACAGTCTGCAGTGCTGAGGGTGGAGCAGCTCAGCCTGCAGCTGGAGGACCTGCGCAGGGGAAAGCTCAACGGCATACAGACCACCTTGGGGGGGCAAGTAACCGGCACTGCAGCCCTAGAGCTCCGGAAACTCTACCAGGAGCTTCAG ATCCGGAACAAGTTGAACCAGGAGCAAAACAGCAAGCTGAAGCAACAAAAGGACCTTCTCAACAAACGCAACATGGAAGTGACGCTCATGGACAAGCGCATCAGCGAGCTGCGGGAACGCCTCTACAAGAAAAAAGCTGAGGCACGTCAAAAAGAAAACCTTCCC CTGAACAGAGCCAACGGGCCTCCCTCTCCCCAGCCTGCTCCTGGTACTCTGGGCCGTGTTGCTGCTGTCGGGCCGTACATCCAGGTCCCTGTACCAGGCCGGCAGGAAGGAGGCTACACCATACCACCAGATCCACTGAAGCCTCAGGCTCTGGGCGTTAATAACACCGCCAACCAAGGCCGCACCAAGTCAG CTAATGATACTGGTTGGCCTACTTTAGGCAAGACCACCACATCTCTAAAGCCTCCTGAGAGACGAGACTCAGGGACTGATACCCAGGGCAAGAGCCCTCCCTCAGGCTCCCCCGTCACTCCAAGTGCAGAAAAG GTGCTAGACCCCAAAACGGCCGTGTCCTCCCCTGCCATATCCAAGCCACAGCCGCCTCCCTATGGCTCCCACCTCACCTCTGCAAACTCAGCCAGCTCCTTGGATCGGCGCAAGGAtgtacctcctcctcctcgcccGCTCCCGAACCCGCCAGCACCTGCTTGGCCCCGCGTCCCCGCCTCCACAGGCTCATCCTCGCAGCAGATCCAGCAGCGAATCTCGGTGCCGCCAAGTCCCACCTTTCAGCCTAATGCACCGCTTTTCCCTCCTGGGATGAGTGAGCGACTGGATCCCCCGCCAGCTGTGGCAGTACGCCCCTTCATCCCAGACCGAGGATCACGGCCTCAGTCGCCCCGAAAGGGCCCCCCTACCATGAACTCCAGCTCCATCTATCACATGTACCTCCAGCAGGCAGCGCCAAAGAGCCAGACACTCAAGCCTGCTCTCAAAGCAG TATATGGGAAGCCTGTTCTCCCACCTAGCTCGACCCCCCCCTCGCCTCTGCCTTTTGCCCCGGCAGGAGGGGCCTTCCCATTGCTCCAAGGCCACCTCGGTGGTGAGGACACTTTGGATGGAGAATTTGATGATCACGAGTACTTCCAACACCCGGAGCCATTGGCGCCTCCTCCCAGTGTGGAGAACATCCCACGGCCACTCAGCCCTACTAAGCTAACGCCCATGGTACACTCCCCGCTGCGCTATCAAAGTGACGCCGATCTTGAGGTGCTCCGCAAAAAACTGGCCAACGCTCCGAGACCGCTCAAGAAGCGCAGCTCCATCACAGAACCGGAGGGCCCCAGCGGACCCAACATCCAGAAACTGCTCTACCAGAGGTTCAACACTCTAGCAGGAGGCATAGAGGGAAATGGAGTCAGTGGATCAGGAAGTGGCAACGGTGCAGGTAATGGAATGCCATTTTATCAGCCAGCTAATCCTCCCGCGTATCTGGGAGGCGACTCTGTGGCTGACACCGACAATGGCAACCTCCCCTCTGAGACGCCGCTACCACCACCACCGGAGGGACAGGACCTGGGCTCTGAGGCTCCGCCTCCATCTACTGACGCTAATGACAATGAGCCGCTGCCCTCGCCACCAGAGCTGGATCCTGCTGAAGCGGAGGAAGCAGAGGAGGACGACAACAATAACAACGTGGGAAGCCCTGAGGTGTCGTTGCCCAGCCCCGTGCCAGAGGTGACCACTCCAGAAGAGAGCGGCAAAGTGGCCTCACAGCCCCTG GACAAGCGCACAAACCTGAAGAAGCCAAACTCTGAGCGCACTGGCCACGGCTTCAGGGTGAAGTTCAACCCTCTGGCCCTGCTGCTGGATGCCTCATTGGAGGGAGAGTTTGACCTCGTCCAGAGGATCATCTATGAG gtGGAGAATCCTAGCACTGCCAATGACGAGGGCATCACACCCCTGCACAATGCAGTGTGCGCGGGACATCACCACATTGTCAAGTTCCTGCTGGATTTTGGTGTGAACGTCAATGCTGCAGACAGTGATGGCTG GACTCCGCTTCACTGCGCCGCGTCCTGCAACAGTGTTCATCTCTGCAAGTTGTTGGTCGAGTCAGGGGCCGCCATCTTTGCCAGCACCATTAGTGATGTGGAGACTGCTGCAGATAAATGCGAGGAAATGGAAGAGGGCTACATCCAGTGCTCCCAGTTTCTATATG GTGTTCAGGAGAAGTTGGGTGTAATGAACAAGGGGACCGTGTATGCTCTGTGGGATTATAAAACTCAGAACCAAGACGAGCTGGCGTTCAGCGAGGGGGACGCCATCACTATTCTGCGACGACAGGACGACAGTGAAACAGAGTGGTGGTGGGCGCGACTCGAGGACAACGAGGGCTACGTGCCCCGCAACCTGCTGGGG ctctatccTAGGATCAAGCCTCGTCAGCGCTCCCTGGCATAG